DNA from Ignavibacteriales bacterium:
TTAGCGCTTCTTCAAGAACACGTAATGTCGGAAGGTCAAGATCATTGGTAGGTTCATCGAGGAGTAAAAAATTTCCTCCATTCTTCAAAATTCTTGCAAGAGTCAATCTACTTTTCTCACCGCCGGATAATCTTCCTACCAGAGTGTTAATCCTATCGTCTTCAAACAGAAAGCGGCGTAAATATGTCCATACACTAATCTCGCTTTTACCAAACTTAATTGACTCACTCCCTTCTCCTATTGCTTGAATGACTGAATCCTCATCATTTAGTAGAAGGCGAGCTTGATCGATATAGTTGAACTCGGTTTTTTCACCGAAATCAATTTTCCCCGATGTAGGAGAGAGTTTTCCTAAAATGATTTTGAGAAGTGTAGTTTTGCCAACTCCGTTCTTACCAACAATTCCAAGTTTTCTTCCGGGCTCAAAATTGAAACTGAGTCCTTCAAAAAGATTTTTATCACCGATCTTAATACCGATATTTTTCAATTCTGCGACTTTATTTCCTAATTTTTCTGCCGGAGGAATTATCATTTCAACATCTAACTCAACTTCGGTATTCTGCTGGGAAGCAACTTCATAATATGTATCGAGACGGCTCTTGGCTTTTGTTCTCCGTGCCCTCGGTCCGCGTCGAACCCAATCAAGTTCCCGGCGTAAAAAATTCTGGCGCTTTCGCTCTTCAATTTCTTTTACTGTTTGTCTTTCAGATTTATTGATCAAGTAATCGGTATAATTTCCTTGATGCGAGAAAAAGACACCTAAAGATAACTCAACAATTCTGTTAGCAATTCGGTCTAAGAAGTAACGATCGTGAGTTACGAATATGCATGTACCTTTATAATCAGCGAGAAAATTTTCGATCCATTCAATCGAATCTGTATCAAGATGATTTGTTGGTTCATCCAGAATCAGCAGATCGGGCTGCGATATTAAAGCTCGGCATAATGCAACTCTCCTCTTCTCACCGCCGGATAAAGTGGCTACATCTCTTTGAGGTTCGGGTGCATGTAATGATTTTATAAGTAGATCAATTTTCCGTTCGAGATTCCATCCGTCAATTTGTAAAATCTTTTCTTCAATAATATGCCGCTTAGGAGAATCATGATCAAGATTTTCATATTCTTCAATCAACTGAATAATACACTTGGCGCCGTCCAAAATATTTTCTTGTACGGTTCTAGTTTCATCAAGAGTAAATTCTTGTGACAGAAAACCAATAACTAGATCTTTCTTTTTGGCAACTTCGCCGGAATCAGATTGAATTACACCGGAAATAACTTTAAGGAATGTGGATTTGCCCGCTCCGTTTCTTCCCACAAGACCAATGCGGTCGCCTTCATGAACACTTAGTGATGCTTTATCAAGAATGATCTGTTCACCGTAGTGAACCTCTAGTTCCTTTGCAGTTAGTATTACCGGACTTATATTATTTTCCACTAAAACTTTTTTATATGTGATTGGGGCTGCAAATATAAGAAATATAGAATTGTGGTCATTAATTGAAAGTGTTGGCAAATTCTGTTAGTTTGAATCAAAAAATTCCGGTCATTATGAATTCAATCGAATGGACATTTCAACTAAGATTTATTGTTGCTCTTGCTTTGGGTTTACTAATCGGCTTAGAACGGGAAAGCAACAAAAGTAAGCACAAGGTTTTAATCCTTGGCGGTATTAGAACATTTCCAATAATAAGCATGCTTGGATTTGGCTGCGCATGGCTCTTTCAGTTGGGCGTTACTGCTATGCTTCCACTCGGGTTGTTAAGCATTTGCGCTCTGGCATCTATCTCATATTTTTCAAAAATACAAGCCGATCATTGGGGAGTAACAAGCGAGGTATCGGCTCTTCTAACATTCGTTATAGGCGCGTTAGCTTTGCTGGTTGATATTTGGGCTGCAATGGCATTAGGCATTATTAACACTATGCTTCTTTCGGAAAAAGCGGGATTAGAAAACGTAGTTGAAAAACTTGACAAGTCGGAATTTACTGCCGTTTTGAAATTCCTTCTGGTTACTCTAATAATTCTTCCAGTACTTCCAAATAAAGATTTTACTCAATTCGAACTCAACCCTTCTAAAATCTGGCAGATCGTAATACTTGTGTCATCAATTGGATTTGTTGGTTATCTTCTTTCAAAATTTTTGGGATTGAAAGTTGGATTCTGGCTCTCAGGTTTGGTTGGAGGACTTGTTTCAAGCACCGCGGTTTCAATCGCTTACGGTAGAGTTGCACAAAATAGTCCGCAGAAAGGACCAAATGCTCTTCAAGCTACTGTTGTTGCAAGCAGTGTAATGTATCTTCGCATCCTTGTATTGGTCTTTATAATTAATCCGCTTGTAGTTTATTCTCTTTGGTGGAAACTGGTGCTCTTAAGCATAATTGGGTTTGGTCTTTCATTGATAAAAACAAATTTCGCCAAAACAGTGAAGTCATCAGAAAAAGATTTTCAGCAATTACAAAATCCATTTGAGCTTAAACCGGCGATGGTTTTCGCAATTTTATTTGTTGCGCTTACCATCATTACAAAATTGGCAAAGCAGTATATCGGTTCTCAAGGATTGCTCTCACTTTCCGCAATTGTCGGTCTATCCGATATTGATCCGTTCATTCTTTCTTTGATTCAAGGCGCACAACTTGATATTCCTCTGATCACTTCAGCGATAATAATTGCATCAATGAGTAATACAATTATCAAAGGAATTTATTTCGGTTATTTTGTTCCATCTTTAAGATTAAGAACAGCCGAACGATTCGGCATTCTTGCACTTGCTCATATCCCTTTATTATTTCTTTGACTAAAAAGTGATCACGGAGAATTTTTAGTTTCTAATCAAAAAAAGAAATGATAGTTTTGCCATTAATTTTTCTAAATCAATAATAAGATTTGAATGCAGCAGCCGAAGGATAATCTTTTCAAACATATATTTAACACAACTGTTCTGGTCGCCTCACTCGGGTATTTTGTTGATATCTACGATCTGATCCTTTTTGGAATTGTACGCGTGCCAAGTTTAACTTATCTTGGAATTAAGGGCGATCAATTGATAAAGGTTGGAGTTTTACTTTTAAATATGCAGATGGGCGGAATGCTAATAGGGGGAATAATTTTTGGAATCTGGGGCGATAAAAAAGGAAGGCTCTCGGTTTTGTTCGGATCAATTTTCATTTATTCAATTGCAAATCTACTAAATGCATTTGTTTCATCCGTAGAAGTGTATGCAATTCTAAGGTTTGTTGCCGGAGTTGGTCTTGCGGGTGAACTTGGCGCCGCTGTAACATTGGTCAGCGAAGTAATGACAAAAGAAACACGCGGATATGGAACAGCGATTGTTGCAACTATCGGTGTAAGCGGTGCGATATTCGCCGCGATTATTGGCGAAATATTTAGCTGGCAGACTGCATTTATAATTGGCGGTGTCCTTGGATTAATACTTCTCTTAACACGTATAAAAATGTTCGAGTCGGGAATGTATAAATCGCTCGAATCGTCAAATGTGCGCAAAGGAGATTTTCTAAAATTATTTACTTCTAGAGACCGTTTCTTCCGTTATCTCTATTGTATACTAATCGGCTTGCCAATTTGGTTTGTGGTAGGAATTCTGGTTACCTTCTCGCCGGAATTCGGAAAAGTTTTAGGCGTAACAGAACCATTCAAAGCCGGAAATTCTATTTTATTTACTTATTCCGGATTGATCTTCGGTGATTTTGCAAGCGGATTTTTAAGTCAAATAATCAAGAGCAGAAAAAAGGTTGTGATGATCTTCATCTCTCTAACATTTTTATTTGTTCTGGTTTATCTGTTCACAAGCGGCTTGACATCAACGATGTTTTATGGTTTGTGTGTTTTGCTTGGATTCTCGATCGGCTACTGGGCAGTGTTTGTTACAACTGCTTCCGAACAATTTGGAACTAATTTAAGATCGACTGTTACAACAACTGTCCCAAATTTTATTCGAGGTTCTGTTGTTCCGATTACACTCGTATTTTCCTACCTCAGAGTTTCGATGGGAATGATCCACGCTGCATTAGTTGTAGGAATTATTTCGGTTCTGATAGCATTTTTTGCAGCTTATAAATTGGAAGAGACTTACGGAAAAGATTTGAATTACCTTGAACAAATTTGATTAACCTTTTCTAAAATAATTTATAATAAAATTTTTCTTACTATGGAATATCTAATCGACCTCTTTCTTCATCTTGACAAACATCTTAATGAAATAATTCTTCAGTATGGCGCGGTTACCTATGTTATACTCTTCCTCGTAATCTTTGCAGAGACGGGATTTGTATTCACGCCTTTTCTTCCCGGCGATTCACTTCTTTTTGCAGCAGGTACATTTGCCGCAATAGGATCATTCAATATTCATCTTCTTTTTCTGATCCTTTCTCTTGCAGCCATCATTGGAGATTCGGTTAATTATTGGCTCGGCCATTACGTCGGCGTGAAGTTATTTGAAAAGAGTAACCGCTTTCTGAAAAAAAAATATTTTGACCGTACACATAAATTTTACGAGAAGCATGGCGGTAAAACAATAATACTCGCTCGTTTTATTCCCATCATAAGAACCTTTGCGCCTTTTGTTGCGGGTGTCGGCGCTATGACGTACTCCAAGTTCATTGCTTTTAATATAATCGGAGGAATTCTTTGGTGTGGATTATTTATTTACGGCGGATATTTTTTCGGGAATTTATCGTTCGTAAAAAACAATTTCTCTTTCGTTATAATTGCAATAATCCTTATTTCAACACTCCCAATATTTGTTGAATTTATAAGGTTTCGCTTATCGAAAAATAATACAGATCTTGAATGAACTTAAATCAATTCTATTTTGCGTATCTTTTCTGGAAATAATTCCAACCGTAAAAAACCGGAATTCCGAGCAATACAATTATTAGTCCCGGCCATGTGTATTCCGGCTTGTAAAGAAGTAGTATAACAGCAACAGATGCCGCTAAGAATATATAAAGAATCGGCAGCACCGGATAACCGAAAGCTTTGTAAGGTCGCTCGGCATTCGGTTGTTTTTTCCGAAGAATAAATATTCCAACAACTGTAAGAATGTAAAAGATAAGGACAGCAAAGACAACGTAATCAAGAAGTTGTGAATATGAACCGGAGAGACAAAGCAAACTTGCCCATACTCCTTGAATGATCAATGCTTTTGACGGAACTGAATTTTTATTCAATGTACCTGTTGATTTGAAAAATAATTTATCTTTTGCCATCGCATAGTAAACCCTCGCACCGGCAAGTATCAATCCGTTATTGCATCCGAATGTTGAGACCATAATTAACAGAGCCATTATAATTGCGGCGGGTTCGCCAAAAATTAAATTTGCCGCCGCCGTTCCAACTCTATCTTCTGCAGCAAATTGAATCCCCATACTCATTACATCTTTTCCAGCCGGGTTTCCTACTAATGGAAGAACAACCAGATAAGCAACGTTAGCAAGACAGTAAAGAGTTATTACAATCAAAGTTCCAAAGAATAAACTTAGCGGAATATTTCTTTTCGGGTTTTTAATTTCGCTTGCGGTGAATGTAATATTTTCCCAGGCGACACTTGAGAAAATCGAACCAACCATAGCAACACCGATTGCCGCTATAATTGAAAATCCGGTTAGAGATTCTACCCACCCGATTTTTCCATCAACAAGGTGAATCCACTTTCCTTGCCAGATATTTGAAAAGTTTGCGCTGATTGCCTGTGAGTTCGATCCGATAAATAAACCGAGAAGAATCAATCCAAATAGTGCAAGAGTTTTTGCAGTTGTAAAAAGTCCTTGAACAATCTTAGCTTGATGCAATCCGCGTATATTTATATAAGTTAGAACAATTATTGAAGCAATGGCAAGAATTTGTCCGGCATGTATTTTCAAACCTAAAGGCGCAAATAGAATATTTGTAGAACTAAACCAAGGGAAAATAACCGCGGTAAATTTTGCAAATGCAACAGCGACTGCAGCTATAGTTCCCGTTTGTATTACAAGGAATAAAGTCCAGCCGTATAAAAATCCGATTAATGGATTGTAAGACTCGCGGAGATAGACATACTGCCCGCCGGCATGCGGCATCATTGCGGCAAGCTCGCCGTAACTAAGAGCACCAATGATTGTTATTACACCGGTGATCAGCCAGACTAACAGCAACAAACCGCTTGAACCAACTGTGCGCGATATATCCGCACTTACAATAAAGATTCCCGAACCGATCATTGAACCAATTACAATCATTGTGGAATCGAATAATCCGAGTTCGCGTTTAAATTCTTGTGTTGTTTCTCCGGTCATATCTCCGCCTTGATATTTTGATTGGAATTTAATTCTTCGCGCAATCAAGAGCCACAAAAAAATGCCTTGCAGCAAGCAAGGCATTCTCATAAAATCACCGGACTATTTTTGATTATAGTCCTCTAATTAATTTTTTTAACCTCCACATACCATTCGCTTGACTGTTCCAACGATTTATTAAGTCGTTGAATTAAAGTATGCGGATCGTCCAGACTTCCTTCCTGGAGAAGTGCTGATTCAAAAAGTTGTTCTGTTACGTTTACAATGAAATCATCGTTCGAATCGGCTTTAAATACCTTTATCAGGTTTCTTACCAATTTATGATTTGGATTTACCTCGAATATTTTTTTCTGCTGTCCCATCTCTTTATTCGTCATCCTCAAAATCTTCTGCATTGCGGCGGATAAGCCTTCATCCTTAGAGACAATGCATGATGCGCTGTCAACCAAACGGTCGGATTTCACAACGTCTTCAACCCGGTCGGATAAGATTGATTTCATTTTTGAAAGAAGACTGAAGAAATGTTTCTCATCATCCTTTGTCAGTTCTTCAATATCGTTTTTCTTTTCTTCGACATTTTTTATATCGCTCATTTTCTTTGAATCGGCTGAATCGGCAGATTTGAAATCAAATTCCTTGTATTTACGGATTGATTGAACCACAAATTCATCAATCGGATCAATGAGATAAAGAACTTCTAATCCCTTGTTTTTAAAGATCTCCATATGCGGATCCAACTTAATTGCATCACGATTTGTACCGGTTATAAAATAAATTTCCTTTTGACCTTCTTTCATACGCGTTGTATAATCGGCTAATGACGTAAGCTCATCTTTATCTTTGCAGAAAGAAGAATTGAAACGGATCAAATCTAAATACTTGTCGTGATTTGCGAAGTCACTGTAACCAAGTTTAAATATCTTCCCATGTTCTTTCCAAAAATCATTGTAAGCGGTAGAATCGTTCTTAGCTTTTTCCGATAGGTAATTAAAGATCGTGCTTGAAACACTCGAAGCGATTTTTGTAAAGACAACATTCTCTTGTAGCGTCTCACGCGATATATTAAGAGGTAAATCTTCTGAATCCACAACACCTTTTACAAAACTTAAATACTCCGGCAACAATTCTTTATTCTTGTGCTGGATCAAAACACGGCGGACATAAAGATCCAAACCGTAATTCTCTCTATCCTGCCAGAAGAAATCATTACTCTTTTTAGGAATGAAAAGCAAAACGTTGAATTGAATCGGCGCGTCAACAGATTTGTGAATAACATCTATCGGACCTTCAGAATCGTAACTCAAGAATTTATAGAACTCATCATATTGTTCTTTTGTAATTGAACTTTTAGGTTCACGCCAGAGAGCACTGACCGTATTAATTTTTTCTTTTTCCAAAAATATTGGGTATGATATAAAATTAGAATGCTTCTTAATTATGTTTTCAAGGCGCCACTTCTCCGCAAACTCAGCGGCGTCATCTTTTAGATAAACTTCAACTTTAGTACCGCGCGGAAGTTTTTCGTCGAGTTCAATTATTTCATACTCTCCAAGTCCATCGGATTTCCACTCTACAGCTTTCTCATCATTGCGGAAAGATTTTGTTTTAATAATTACTTCATGCGCTACCATGAAAACGGAATAGAACCCCACTCCGAATTTTCCAATTATATTGCTCGCATCGGCTTTAGTCTCTGCGATTAATCGTACAAATTCCTCGGTGCCGGATTTCGCGATCGTCCCGATGTTTGTTATTAATTCGTCATGTGTCATTCCGATTCCCGTATCGGTAATTGTTAGAAGTTTCTTCTTCTCATCGAATTCTATTTTTATTTCGAGCGGTAAATCTTTGTCGAACATTTCAGTTCCGCGGTTCGATTCGAAGCGCAATTTATCCAATGCATCCGAGGCATTAGAAATCAATTCCCTCAGAAAAATTTCTCTGCTTGTATATAATGAGTGAACGAGTATATCAAGAAGTTTCTTAACCTCAGCTTTGAACTCATATTTTTTGGTGCTTTCAGTCATTTGCTTTTCCTTTTTTCAGTTTAATTCTATGTTTTCCGGTTCAAAAATAAAATTCACGGAATTATTTTTCAATTACTTTTTAACATCGTATAATTTTCTAATCGCGGTTTTAACATTCTCATTTTCCATTTTAATGACTTTCCTATCATAAGTCATTACTCCGTTTACTTCCACTTCCACGTCGGTAGTTTGAGTGTAAACAGCAGCCGATAGTCCTTTTGAAATCAATGCGGGAATTTTTTCAATAAGAGTGATAAAAGCTTTTTGCAATTCATCCAAATCTTTGTAAGATCTGTAACCCCAATTATCTTTTTCCTTCCATGTATGTCCTTCAATTGGTAATCCGAGTCCGCCGAACTCACCAAGGACCAAAGCGCGGTTATCTTTCTTATCATTAGGCATTGACGGACCGGGATAGTCATGGCGGTCCTGTATATTTCCTGCAGCCGGTAGATCGGTCCATCCGCTCGGTCCATCTACCAAACGCGAACTGTCATAATGAGTAATCCAATTACAAATCTTTATTGTGTTTGATTGTCCCCATCCTTCATTGAACGGAATCCACGCAATGATTGACGGATAATTATAATGCTCATCAATTATTTCTTTCAATTCCGTTTCGTATTGATATTCCGATTGGGCGCTTCTCAATTGTTCTCCGTTATCACCGTACTGAAGATCCATATCGCCGCTCGGCATATCCTGCCAAACAAGAATTCCAAGTCGATCGCAATGATAATAGTACCGCGCCGGTTCAACTTTTACATGCTTACGGATCAAATTAAATCCGAGCTCTTTCAGTTTTACAATATCGAAAGCGAGCGCTTCATCGGATGGCGCCGTATATAATCCGTCGGGCCACCAGCCCTGGTCTAAAGTTCCGAACTGAAATAAAAATTTATTGTTCAGCATCATTCGCGGAATTCCATTTTCATCTTTTGCTAGAGAGATCTTTCTCATTGCGAAATATGATTTCACTTCGTCTATAACTTTTCCGTTCCTCATCAGAGAAATTTTTAGATCATAGAGAAAAGGACTATCGGGAGTCCACAATTTTTGAGCATCAATTTTGAGAAATAAATTTTTAGATGAATTAAATTCTCTCTGTACTATTACTTTACTGCCATCAAAAGCGGCGACATTTATTTTATCCCCTTCCATCCATCCGGCAACATCCGTATCTATGGTTAATTGATTTTTATCGATATCGGGAGTCTGTTTGGTTCCTCTAATATAACTTTGATTAACCGGTTCGAGCCAGACTGTCTGCCAGATTCCCGTTACGGATGTATACCAGATACTTCCCGGTTTTTTAACTTGCTTTCCTCGCGGCTGGAATCCGTCGTCGCTCGGATCCCAAACGGAAACTTGAATTTCCTGTACATCCGTTTTTACAAGTTGACCGGTTATATCGAAATTAAATTCATCATATCCGCCCCGGTGCGATCCGACTTTAATATTATTTACATAAACATCTGTCTCCCAATCCGAAGCGCCGAAATGAAGAATGATTCTTTTCCCTTTCCACTTCTCCGGAAGGTCAAATTTTGTTTTGTACCATAATAAATTTTCTTTCCCTACAATTCTCCCAGCACCCGATAATGAAGACTCAATTCCAAACGGAACTAATATTTTATTCGAGAATGTTTCGGGCATTCCGCCGAATCTCGGTTGAATCGAATAATCCCATAATCCGTTTAGATTTTTCCATTCATCACGTACTAATTGCGGGCGAGGATATTCGGGCAATACATTAGAAGGATTTAATTGTTCACCCCAAATTGTTTTGATCTTAACATCTGCCGCTTTCCATTGCTGCGCCGTAACCTGTACAAAGATCAGAAAAGAGAGAAGAGAAAAAAATATTTTTTTCATCTGGGTCTCCGGATAAATTTAATCTTGATTCCAGATTAATGGAGTGTATAGTAATTGAAGAAATTCTCTTTGAAATACAGATTTCTGTTTACCTGGAATGTGTAATAAGAATCGAGCATCGAACAATATAAATTATGTTTCTACTCTTTGGTATCTTTCTTTTTATCGTCCTCGTTCAATCCTTTTTTGAATTGTTTTACTCCTTCGCCGATTCCTTTCATCAACTCGGGAATTTTTTTACCGCCGAATAATAAAATAAGAACAAGTACAATTAGAATTATCTCTGTAGGACCTAAATTTCCCATTTTAACTTTTCCTTTAATTTTTCTAATGAAAGATAAAAACAAATAGACCAGTTACAAAATGCGATATTGCCGGTAGATCATTGATTTAATCAATTTACGAGGTTTGGAAAAACATCCGGCGAATAAAGAGTAATTTTTGGAATCAGATTCGCAGCTTTGGCTGTCTCCCCTCTCGATTCGTAAATCTTCATAAGGTAATAGAGAGCAATCGTATTTGATACATCGCTTTCGGCTGCTTTCAAGAGATAATTTTGCGCTATCAGAAAATTATTTGCATGATAAAAAGCAATTCCCTTCAACGTATTTATTTCGGAAATTTTTTGAGGACAAATTTGTATTACACGGTCGCATTCATCGAGCACTTTCTTAAGCATCGATCTGTCGTTTTGTTCAATCATTCTTAAGAAAGTATTATTAGCTTCTATGTAATACTTTAAATACCTGATTCCGCATTTCATACTGAGTTTTCCAATTCCAACATTTTCTTTTCTTGTAAAGACCGGAAGTAACTGATGTAATTCATCCGAATAAAAAATTTGAGTATAATAATTTTTGGTGAATTCATCTTGAACGAATAAAGCGCATTCGGCAAATGCACTCGGTTTGGCACCGGCGGGAAAAATAATATAATCCGGCTTCTGTGATAAAACATATTCGGCGTTGTAGTGCCTTTCTTTCCATATCACGGGTAATTCTTCGTCTATTCCTTCCACTTCTTTCGGATGATGGGAAATATATTTATCTGTCAAACCAACAATATCAATTACATGCACATCGGGAAAATATGAGAACGCTCCAATTGTCGACATTGCTACAATTATCTTTTTCGCGCTCGTGCTCCTGCTCATGTTCTGTTTATTGACCCACTCTGCATAAATTTTCATCTTTTGAACAAGACCGGATTCATATGCGCGCTTTTCCATCATCTTCGGTTTTTGAAGATTATAATTCATCAATCCGGCAAACGCCATTAATACCAATACTATCAAAGAACCAATCGTTGCGAATATTTTTTTTCTTGGTAAAATAAAATTCACAGCATCCGGAATTGCTTTGACGAACAAAATAAAAACAAGAGGCATGATCGGAAGGAAAAAACGATGTATCGGCAGAACATCACCTCCGATGAGAATGTTAATTATCGTCCAGCATATGATTATCAAATAGAAAAAAGAGATTTCAAAAAGGTTTTTTTTATTTCGAAAAAGAATTAATGGGAATATTAATACAAAACCGTAAAATAAATATGCGGCGGCGAATTCCGAAAAGTAATTTAAACCGCGGATTATAAATTCGGTCGAGAATTCAGTCTTTGCATAAAAAGTGTTCGGTAAAGGATAACCGTAGTAAATTAATCTAAACACAATAAAAACTAACATTGCGACAGTGTAGAAGATAATTTCTTTCTGAAGAGTCCGGTCAATGGCAGAGCGCATCCTAAAGATAAATTTTCTTTCCCCGCTGCTGTAATAGTTATAAAATATTTTGTGCGTTATTATTAGAATGAAAACAATCAAACCTTCCGGTCTTACGAGTGAGTTTAAAACTAAAACAAGTACTAACCAGATGTTGGGATTTTTCCTAAACGGATTTTTTAGATATAGAATTATCGAAAAAAGAGTTAGAGAAACGAATAGAGTTGTTTCCATAGCGCTTACACCCCAATATACCAAAGGTGTTGAGAATGCCAGTATGAAGACCGGGATAAGAGAAATAACTTCATCAAAAAGATTTTCACCTAACGTCTTTTGTCCAATATCTATTATTATAAAGAGCTGTGCTAAATAAAAGGTAAGGATTAATACAACTATTGAGAAGAAAATTGAAAGAAATTGCGCGGTATGTTCAATACATGCTAGTTCATGCTCTTGTTCCTGATCTTGATCTGCTCGTACAAAGCGATCAAGATTATGGGAAAAATTATCATCAATATATTTTTCACCGCTTAAAATCATAACCCAGAGAAAATTAGTATATCCTTCAACTTTTTCTCCTTCATTGAAGACCAACCCCTTTCCTTCCGCGAAATTCTTAGCGTAACGGAATGAGGTGTAAGCATCATCTTGAATAAAACGGAGATCAATTAGATTGCTAATATAAAAAGTGATGATTATGAGTAATCCGAAGATTCCAAAATATTTTGGAATTGTTTTACCGCTAAGGATTTTTTCCGTGAACGTCAATTTCATTTCGACAATTATTAATGGCGAGTTGCATCATTAATTTAATGATTTT
Protein-coding regions in this window:
- a CDS encoding ATP-binding cassette domain-containing protein; translated protein: MENNISPVILTAKELEVHYGEQIILDKASLSVHEGDRIGLVGRNGAGKSTFLKVISGVIQSDSGEVAKKKDLVIGFLSQEFTLDETRTVQENILDGAKCIIQLIEEYENLDHDSPKRHIIEEKILQIDGWNLERKIDLLIKSLHAPEPQRDVATLSGGEKRRVALCRALISQPDLLILDEPTNHLDTDSIEWIENFLADYKGTCIFVTHDRYFLDRIANRIVELSLGVFFSHQGNYTDYLINKSERQTVKEIEERKRQNFLRRELDWVRRGPRARRTKAKSRLDTYYEVASQQNTEVELDVEMIIPPAEKLGNKVAELKNIGIKIGDKNLFEGLSFNFEPGRKLGIVGKNGVGKTTLLKIILGKLSPTSGKIDFGEKTEFNYIDQARLLLNDEDSVIQAIGEGSESIKFGKSEISVWTYLRRFLFEDDRINTLVGRLSGGEKSRLTLARILKNGGNFLLLDEPTNDLDLPTLRVLEEALIAFDGCVVVVSHDRYFLNRVCNGILAFEDNGEIYFSEGNYDYYIEKRKARFKNDVETVTKEKKEVVRIKPKIKKLTWKEAKELETIEDDILKAETEVERIEKIFSSPDFYQKYATQTSELSEQLEKAKANVKRLFVRWEELENLKNLLS
- a CDS encoding MgtC/SapB family protein → MNSIEWTFQLRFIVALALGLLIGLERESNKSKHKVLILGGIRTFPIISMLGFGCAWLFQLGVTAMLPLGLLSICALASISYFSKIQADHWGVTSEVSALLTFVIGALALLVDIWAAMALGIINTMLLSEKAGLENVVEKLDKSEFTAVLKFLLVTLIILPVLPNKDFTQFELNPSKIWQIVILVSSIGFVGYLLSKFLGLKVGFWLSGLVGGLVSSTAVSIAYGRVAQNSPQKGPNALQATVVASSVMYLRILVLVFIINPLVVYSLWWKLVLLSIIGFGLSLIKTNFAKTVKSSEKDFQQLQNPFELKPAMVFAILFVALTIITKLAKQYIGSQGLLSLSAIVGLSDIDPFILSLIQGAQLDIPLITSAIIIASMSNTIIKGIYFGYFVPSLRLRTAERFGILALAHIPLLFL
- a CDS encoding MFS transporter, translated to MQQPKDNLFKHIFNTTVLVASLGYFVDIYDLILFGIVRVPSLTYLGIKGDQLIKVGVLLLNMQMGGMLIGGIIFGIWGDKKGRLSVLFGSIFIYSIANLLNAFVSSVEVYAILRFVAGVGLAGELGAAVTLVSEVMTKETRGYGTAIVATIGVSGAIFAAIIGEIFSWQTAFIIGGVLGLILLLTRIKMFESGMYKSLESSNVRKGDFLKLFTSRDRFFRYLYCILIGLPIWFVVGILVTFSPEFGKVLGVTEPFKAGNSILFTYSGLIFGDFASGFLSQIIKSRKKVVMIFISLTFLFVLVYLFTSGLTSTMFYGLCVLLGFSIGYWAVFVTTASEQFGTNLRSTVTTTVPNFIRGSVVPITLVFSYLRVSMGMIHAALVVGIISVLIAFFAAYKLEETYGKDLNYLEQI
- a CDS encoding DedA family protein, with amino-acid sequence MEYLIDLFLHLDKHLNEIILQYGAVTYVILFLVIFAETGFVFTPFLPGDSLLFAAGTFAAIGSFNIHLLFLILSLAAIIGDSVNYWLGHYVGVKLFEKSNRFLKKKYFDRTHKFYEKHGGKTIILARFIPIIRTFAPFVAGVGAMTYSKFIAFNIIGGILWCGLFIYGGYFFGNLSFVKNNFSFVIIAIILISTLPIFVEFIRFRLSKNNTDLE
- a CDS encoding amino acid permease encodes the protein MRMPCLLQGIFLWLLIARRIKFQSKYQGGDMTGETTQEFKRELGLFDSTMIVIGSMIGSGIFIVSADISRTVGSSGLLLLVWLITGVITIIGALSYGELAAMMPHAGGQYVYLRESYNPLIGFLYGWTLFLVIQTGTIAAVAVAFAKFTAVIFPWFSSTNILFAPLGLKIHAGQILAIASIIVLTYINIRGLHQAKIVQGLFTTAKTLALFGLILLGLFIGSNSQAISANFSNIWQGKWIHLVDGKIGWVESLTGFSIIAAIGVAMVGSIFSSVAWENITFTASEIKNPKRNIPLSLFFGTLIVITLYCLANVAYLVVLPLVGNPAGKDVMSMGIQFAAEDRVGTAAANLIFGEPAAIIMALLIMVSTFGCNNGLILAGARVYYAMAKDKLFFKSTGTLNKNSVPSKALIIQGVWASLLCLSGSYSQLLDYVVFAVLIFYILTVVGIFILRKKQPNAERPYKAFGYPVLPILYIFLAASVAVILLLYKPEYTWPGLIIVLLGIPVFYGWNYFQKRYAK
- the htpG gene encoding molecular chaperone HtpG, giving the protein MTESTKKYEFKAEVKKLLDILVHSLYTSREIFLRELISNASDALDKLRFESNRGTEMFDKDLPLEIKIEFDEKKKLLTITDTGIGMTHDELITNIGTIAKSGTEEFVRLIAETKADASNIIGKFGVGFYSVFMVAHEVIIKTKSFRNDEKAVEWKSDGLGEYEIIELDEKLPRGTKVEVYLKDDAAEFAEKWRLENIIKKHSNFISYPIFLEKEKINTVSALWREPKSSITKEQYDEFYKFLSYDSEGPIDVIHKSVDAPIQFNVLLFIPKKSNDFFWQDRENYGLDLYVRRVLIQHKNKELLPEYLSFVKGVVDSEDLPLNISRETLQENVVFTKIASSVSSTIFNYLSEKAKNDSTAYNDFWKEHGKIFKLGYSDFANHDKYLDLIRFNSSFCKDKDELTSLADYTTRMKEGQKEIYFITGTNRDAIKLDPHMEIFKNKGLEVLYLIDPIDEFVVQSIRKYKEFDFKSADSADSKKMSDIKNVEEKKNDIEELTKDDEKHFFSLLSKMKSILSDRVEDVVKSDRLVDSASCIVSKDEGLSAAMQKILRMTNKEMGQQKKIFEVNPNHKLVRNLIKVFKADSNDDFIVNVTEQLFESALLQEGSLDDPHTLIQRLNKSLEQSSEWYVEVKKIN
- the tatA gene encoding twin-arginine translocase TatA/TatE family subunit, translating into MGNLGPTEIILIVLVLILLFGGKKIPELMKGIGEGVKQFKKGLNEDDKKKDTKE